The window GTAACGGCCACCACGGGAATATGGGCCAGGTCCTCGTCTTCCTTGAGCCACTTGGTGACCTCGAGTCCCGAGATCTCCGGCAGCTGAATGTCCATGAGAATCAGGTCGGGGCGATTGTCCCGAGCAATGGACAAGGCCTGCAGACCCTCGCGGGTTTGCAGGGTCTCATAACCCTGGGCTTCGAGCAGATCATGAAAGAGCTTCATGTTCAGCTCATTATCCTCCACGATGAGGACCTTCTTCGTCATCCTGACCCCGACCATACGGTCCGTGGCGACGCCTGAGGGATTCGCGCCGCTTCTGTCTTCCAGATGGCACGAATATCCTTAAGCCCGCGCTAATCGCGTTAACATCGGCCAATCGCAGATCATGGAACCCCGTTTCTCCGACCTTCAAGCCTGCATCATCGATCCGGAAGCCCCGCTGGTGATCGTCGATGTCGACGAGGTGCTCGCCCAGTTCATGCGCGGGTTCGGCACCTTTGTGGGCCGTTTCGGCTACGAATTGCGCGTCGACCGCTTCGCCCTGTTCCAGAACATCTACCGCCCGGGCGAGACCGAGCACCTGGACCTGATCGCCGGCAAGGTTCTGTTCGACGACTTCTTTCGCGACGGGGCTGACGACCTGCTGCCCGCCGAGGGCGCGGCCCATGCCCTGGCTGATCTGGCGTCGCGGGCCGGGGTCGTGATTCTGACCAATGCGCCCGAACATGGCCGCCTGGCCCGCGGACAGTGGCTCAAGACCCATGGCTTCGACTATCCGCTGGTGATCAACAGCGGCCCCAAGGGGCCGTCCGCCGCCCAGCTCGCATCCCGCACGGCCGGACGCTCGGTCTTTATCGATGACCTTTTGCCGCAGCTCGAATCGGTTGCGGCCAGCGCGCCCGACATCACCCGCTTCCAGATGATCAGTGACGAGCGCCTTCGTCCCCTGGCCCCCACCGCCCCCGAGCGGCATGTCAGGATCGACGACTGGGCCGAACTCCGGACCGCGATCGAGGCACAGCTGTTCGCATGATCCGCTTCGGAGTCGATTTCGGCGGCACCAAGATCGAGGTCGCAGCCCTGGATCGCTCGGGTCAGTTCGTCGCCCGGGTCCGCAAGCCCAATCCCGGGTCCTACGAGGCAGCCCTG of the Caulobacter henricii genome contains:
- a CDS encoding response regulator; amino-acid sequence: MTKKVLIVEDNELNMKLFHDLLEAQGYETLQTREGLQALSIARDNRPDLILMDIQLPEISGLEVTKWLKEDEDLAHIPVVAVTAFAMKGDEERIREGGCEAYISKPISVAHFLDTIKRLLDKAPA